ATGCATTAACTATCTATATTTCATAATGGTAGAATCAAAGGTCTTGACTGTATATTCACATGATGAGGTAGTCTGAAAAGCTGCAAAGAGTCTCAAGCCTCTTAAAACTAGTGTATTAACCTCAAGTCCTCACTCTTATTGTCAGGAAGCAGGTCTTGCAGCTGCCGTGTCTTGGCCTTCACTTCCGCTTCCAGCTGTTTGACTTTCTGGGACTGACTGTGAACCTGCACCAACAGTGGCAGTACCCAGTGATGCCGATACTGTGGGAGAAACATGTCACCCTGAGTATCAGTCCAAGTAACAACAACACATATTTGTACATTCTTAGCATTGCAGTGTAGGAGCCAGATTAGGGAGGCAGTGATACAGTGTCCATACAACCCTGACCTGGGCTTCTTGAGGCATCTACCACCCCCTGCCACCTCTTATTTCATGATTCAGAAAAGGACAGATGTGTACATGTATTGTTTCTTCCTAAATATAACTGAGTGTGACTGTTCACGCAGCTCAGTGTTAGTGTGGATGCTTGTCTAGCAAGTATTATGTGCTTTGCTGTTCTTCAGATACATTATGCCCATGAAAAGGCAGTAACAGGCAGGCAGGCTAATGTCTGGTTATGAGAAAGTGctgaaagaggagtaaaaagttGTTAGTGATTACATATGCTTACCTGTGAAGTATGAACAGTAATTACTACTACTGTTGGATTATCCTCTTGCTGGTAGCAACCCTATTATTTTTAAATAAATGAAAGCAACTGGAATTTAGTTTAAAGTTGATTAAAGTAACCAaagttttttctctatttttacacAATACAAACAGGACAAGGGACAATACTAAGAGTTGGTCAACAAATAACAACAGACTTCAATAAGACCGAAAAAGTTTTAGGAATACTATAACTCATTTCTTATTTGCATGATAGAAAGGAGATATCTTTTGATTTTGAGTATGCATGCACAGACCTTATGGCTAGTAATCTAATACTAATGGTGTTAAAAAATTTCCAGCCGATTAAAGACTCTATCAAATAATtacaaatacaggtaactctcgattcacgtgagtattgtgtccttgaataggtcgcataaataaaaaataatgtaaatctaacAAGAGGttggtttctatcgaaaaataaatattcacttcattcaatggagagaaagagagagagagagagagagaatatccatatcactgagatatccactcaggcactcagtctcagcctcactcgtctgagtaagaaatgagggacaccatgagcgactggctagtatcggtaccggtaccgagcagtctggtaccagtaccgtaccgtatatctggtactggtaccggtacctgcccacctctattgttgagtagcgtggcagcgtgggtactgtattgttgttcaagtgacgcgcgggaagaactgagctcagctgtgtggccgcagcgccgtgtgagtccagttgcgtgagacatctggtggccactccataaaatatcgcgtataagtgaaaaaaacatgtaaattaaatatttatttggatttcagaccccgcgttatttcaaaaacgcgtaaaccaaactcacgtaaatcgagagctaCCTGTATGCTATAAGTACTTGCCTTGGGGAAAGAAAACAACTCACCACTTCATCAGGCAGGCGAGTCAGCTTGAACTCCCACTTGTACATGAGGTCCATGAGTGCTGAGGCGACGTGCAGCACCACACACTCCCGGCCCTCCCAGCACGCCTGCACACTCTGCTGACTCAGGTCCATCAGCACTAAGGACAACAGCTTCTCCATCTCTGCCTCAACACATGGTGTCCACTcctaaacaaaaggaagaaagataaagtgaATTTGAGTGTGGTTTCAATGCATGGTGATTATCTAGGTTCTGTATATGAAGATGTATCAAAAGGACACTAAATTCATCTTGGTATAAAAGTTCATGGCATGGTGCCTACTCTTCACTCACTCAGGAAAGCAtcagatagataaaaatatatgGGTAACAAATTATTTACAAtaaaaggaggtggatgaggggcTACAAAACTGTTTGCTAAAATTTCAGCAAAACAATATAGATATTATAATTTCCATTCATACTCTTATACTTGCATTACCACTGATAtccaaataaaggagaggaaaagtgctTTCTTATGGCCTCACTTCTGCTTTCTCATGAATGTAGGCGGAAGTCCTTGCTTCCCCCCAGAGAGCAGAGCCATCAGTCAGCACCAGCCAGTAGCCCTTTCCGTTTGCGGTCCACTTGCACAGCCACTCCGATCCCAACTTTGGCACTGCTCTCCATTTGGCCTCTTCCACTTGCCTCCATGTTTCTAAATCTCCTAATCTGGAAAAATATGACAACATGAAACAGTACTTAAGGCAGTTATAGCATTGCCACCAGCCTGATAAACTGTAAGTATTTAGGTAACTGCTGTTAGTGTGTAAACACCTGGCATGCCCAACTAGCCAGGCAGTCATGCAGTAAAgaacaaactgaaaaaaaaagtggatcagCATAATATGAATCTAACCTGGTTGACCCCAATGCTTCTAAAGCCAAAAGGTCCCAAATATTAGGGCTAAGGGGGGAAATACTTGTCAAGTAATTATTTTACTTCtcaggaaatcaagaaaaaatgTCATTTTCTGATTCGGCTAATAACATATAGGCAGAAATGTTAAGGTATATTATAGAACATTCACACCATGAATGACATGgcaaatatgtataccaaaatgtgcagcatgttatgcacctgtaaAGTGCCCTGAGAAATTgttatcaagatcaagatcacatGATCAcaaaatatgcgtgttatgcacttgtacaggtgccctgcgcatcattaatccagatccagatgaTGAAAACTTGATTTAGCCAAAAAATCTGGATATCGACAAGATTATTTGGGCAGTATGTTTATGAGGGTGACTTGGCTTTGTACTCATCTCTTTCTTTGTCCCTTGAGCTTGTTTTCTCACCTATGGTGGGTCAAAACCAATGATCCCAGGATACTGTACAAGTGTGACACCAAAGTTACCATGGTTCACCTTCTCTGGGTACCCAGCATGATTTTTACCCAAATGATACTTTAATGTATGCTAAAATGTCATTTTATCCAGGAGTGTGGAGTCAGAGTCAAGTACTTTTGGCcgaagtcggagtcggtaaaaatacccctgactccgactccttaacgtaatcatttatcatgtaatgtagttgtgaagttttttcttttacattatctagATGTTGTCTATATAAAGTACACataatttggatgtaaatacatgtaaaaataacgtgttaatagcacaaaaactgtgctagatcggcgtcgcaagaccctccaacccccccccaacaatttatattgtGCAACTAGatgtctaaaatggaaaatgctgaaaagtaaagatggcgccactataaacacttgcctgtgccacaacgggctggggccgaccatcaggccctactatgaaggccaaccggtgccacaggccaagacgaaaaatatatatatatatatatatatatatatatatatatatatatatatatatatatatatatatatatatatatatatatatatatatatatatatatataaaatgccatgttgtagggttcatcagggctaacaaatgttattatacaatgtcatgtctacaatgcatgggtaagccaggaaaacaatttgaagagaacaacaacaaaaagatacACAATCTATTCATCTCGGCGGCTGCAGTGCCGATAaaaaggacctcaagagagtctactggcactacaggcagcatcttaaaaaaaaaaaacaaaaaaaaaaaaaagatgcaatagagggggagaggcatgggggccggagtcggagtcgcaactttaaaatttcccagagtcggaGTTGGAAAAATTTAACTCTGACTCCACGCCCCTGATTTTATCCCCAAAATCCCTGATTGCAAACCATACCCAATGTTCACTGGGGAAATAGAAGTCTTGTTACCTTAATGAACATTGATTATAGTTTGCAATCTGGATCATTGAGGTAAAAAGACATTTCATGTTCATTGGAGATGATTCTTTCAACACACCGAAATCTCCCAGGAAAAAATAGTTTTGTCCATCAGTGCGTCACGAGTGAAGTTCTGGAGTTTTACCAAAATTACTTACCCCCAGGTCCTCCTATATCAATCAGTCCAAAAGGGGCTGGGTGAGCCAGGCACTGTCTGCACCAAGCACAGGTACCGTAGCTTGGGATGCTGACCGAAATACTCAACTACAATAATTTGACGATCACACCAACATAGTCTACAAAACCAACAACATCCACTAGCATTTAACACTGATGGGGCTCTGGAGGCCGTAATCCCACAGCCTAActacttacactctccataattcagacctagaatcagtgcacacacacaagtactttggtatccatctctcaactaacttgaaattcaacactcacatagaccacatcagtgccataGCTAaccgaacactggggttcctgaggaggaatttacataactgcacacctgatattaaacacatagcttaagacacacttgtgagaccaacacttgaaaaCTGCTCCAtagtgtgggatccttacacacacagaaacattgatatgTTAGAACAAATCATCACCAAGGCGGCTagattcattacaaacaattacactcgaacgcctggcatcacaacacggatcaaacaacagattaacacggaacctcttcacatacgcaaaCAAGcgcacagacttacacttatgtacaagatcacaaacactcacattgacattgacccacatacatatatacttacacaacacaaacagtcaatgtactcgtaacacacacatccataaataccaaacatataacagtgacgcatacaagcactcacactttccacgcaccatacatgactggaacagcctccctcatcagattttacactgcgatacaatagactcatttagaaaaaaaatacacaatcacttgtcaccacaacacaccaacactaacaattacactgattcacttccctcccctgcacagttggctcccccgtccccccaacagccaacaaatctGCGTGTTATGTacctgaaaggtgccctgcgcataATTAATAAAGATCAAGCAAACCTAACAATAGCGCCAAGACACTTCAGAAGAAGTCACTCTATAATAATTTAGCAGCAACAGGTTATTGTCCCTAGACAGGCTGCGTTAGGCAGGCAGGTTCTGTTAGTTCTGGTGAGatgagtaaaacaaaaataaagtaaataaaaatacggTGTTGTCCGGAGGAAACTGACATGGAAAGGCACTCCAAACCTTACCACAAGTTTCCTCCACCTTCGTGAAATGAGAGTAAATATTGAAGTTCATCAGGAATTCTGCCTCTAACTTGCCCTACGTGCCCTGCAACCACGTCTACATGCAGAGAACAGTACAGACATGAACACTGGTGGCGCCCCTTACCCCGTCATGCGGCGGCCGCGGTGTGTTGTGCcgcccgctgctgctgctgccagctTGTTGACACTTGCGGCCAGCGGccgactctccaacgggtcacctgtacagcaagagcaagagcaagagcaaatGATTCAACAAGTGTTTTGACCAAGATGAGACGTGaagtgggtgtgtttgttgagagGACTGGTGaagagtggatggtgctgctgctggggatgAGTGGAGTCATGAATTTGACGAGTAATGGAAACAGTAAaagagttcttcttcttcttgggtggttttatggggctagttaggctgtggggccacagcctctagagccccgtcagtggtagttggtaTCAGGTTTTTGTTTGTCGTTCTGTCACCAGGGTGGAGTTAGATTCTGTCGAGTTGCCcagacttctgcaggaaggtttgcgtacACTTGAGGACTTGGAAGGCTGTGTTGGGGttgagggtgtcgctgcccagcaggtcctctagggttggcctgtgGATGTGGAGGCTGGTTAGGGATGCTTTgaggttggtgcggagggagtaGAATCTtgggcaatggaggaggaggtgttctggtgtgtcgggttgtgtggggcaccatgggcagtgtgggtccTGGACCATGTTCAAGCGGTGCAGGTGAGCTTTGAGGCGGGTGTGGCCAATCCTCAGGCGGGTGATGGCCGTGTCGAGGGGACGACTGGGGGAGTAGGTCCGCCAGTGCTGGGCAGGGGTGTGTCTGTATCGTCCAAGGGTGAGCTGTCTGAGGTCAACTGTTAGTCTGGTGGTCCAGTGTCTGTTGGAGGACTGTCGGAGATGCTTCTTTAAAATTTCAGCTACTTTTATCAGCTGACTCGTTAACTTTCTGCTTGAAGGTACACATTGTTTACTACTTTTCCTGTTCTCCTTAATGTGAAAGGTAGGTGGGTTATCCTCCCACTATCACGAAAATGGCTACCTCTCGTGTTCTCGGCCCTGACAATTGCCAGCtccagatatataacatcacgCCAGTCTCCGGTGGTCTCAGatcttaataaataaaataaaaaaagcaggaaggaagcaTAACTTGTCTACAGACCGTCGTGCAATACATACAACACACCAGTTATTCCAGACAGagactaaacaaacaaacaaacaaaaaggcatAGGAGTAAaggatagtaataaaaataatccaCAAAATAGTATACTTGCCAGCAGAAAATTCCTAGAGCTGCTATGGAATCATCAAAGAATATTTTTTGCACATAAAATTATATGATAAGACAGTTACAACCctaccaacacaacaacaacagtatttTCCTCGGTTGAGCAACGGAACTCTGATGCATGCACGCCTATATAACTAATCACTAATGCAAAAGTTGAAATCAGAAGAAGAGATGCGGgagtgtgaaggagggaggaagaggaggaatggagccTATTTTAATATTTTGGAATAGAATGAAGTTGCTCGCTGCTTCGATTCGGGCGGGGGTGtgaaggagggagtgggggagggatggagcctacattatttttttggaatAGGATGAATTTGCTCGCTGCTTCGATTCGGGcggggggatgaaggagggagggggaggagggtggagcCTATATTAATTTTTTTGAATAGAATGAATTTGCTCGCTGCTTCGAttcgggagggggggggtgaaggagggagggggcggtGGGAAGGATGCGATATTATTTTTTTGGAATAGAATGAATTTGCTCGCTGCTTCGATTCGGGAggggggtgaaagagggagggggaggagggatggagccTATATTCTTTTTTTGGAATAGAATGAATTTGCTCGCTGCCTCGATTCGGGAGGGGGGGGGTTTAGGtggtagggggaggagggatggagcctatattatttttttggaatATAATGAATTTGCTCGCTGCTTCGATtcgggcggagggggggggggtgaaggagggatggagccTATATTCTTTTTTTGGAATAGAATGAATTTGCTCGCTGCTTCGATTCGGGCggggggtgaaagagggagggggaggagggatggagccTATATTAATTTTTTGGAATAGAATGAATTTGCTCGCTGCTTCGATTCGGGCggggggtgaaagagggagggggaggagggatggagccTATATTAATTTTTTGGAATAGAATGAATTTGCTCGCTGCTTCGATTCGGGCCAAGAGTAGGGCGGCGAGTAGCCAATGCACAGCTCGGCGCGCATCCTGCTGATGACCATCGGGGAGCCGGCATAGCGGTGGAAGGTGAAGGTTGGCATGGAGGAGGGGCGGCACGCGAACCCGATATGCGACCAGACGTAGGTCCACAACgtcgccagcagcagcagcaggtacACCAGCCAATAGGGGAGCTGCCGTGCTGGCTTGAGGTGCAGGTGCTCCAGGAAGGGCTCGGCCAGGACGGAGAAAGTGTTGGGCGGCGTGTGGTCCGTCACGTACACGGGCAGGCCGCCGCAGTCCTGCAGGCCGCCCTGCTTGCCCGACAGGAGCGTGCTCATGGCACACACGTGGGCGAAGGCGACGTTACCTGGGAGGAGTATCAAGTCAGTGTTTTTCCATCATGCCTTCTTACTTGATTAAcgggacatttttttttatttaaaatttgataaaatataaagCTCTACAATTTACAAAATAACACGTCCATTAGTTTTAAACATATATTTCCAATGTTGTCTTTTGTTTACGATTGCAAACTGGAAATTATGAATCATTTCACTTGACTGAAATTTAATATGGTTTGCTATGAGTATTTATAGATAAATTAATGATTATGGCATGAAATTCATACTTAATCATGACACGTACTAATTGCAATTACACGCTGCATCAAAACACTTTAAATTGTTCATTAACTCCATAACCAAATTATAAGCACCACACAACGACACATTTTTACATCGTGTCATCGTACTAGAACACGCACGTCACTGATCCAAGTCTTCGTCATGGCAGCACTCACTACAGCGTTAAGCCAACAGAGGCACCTTACTCTGCTAATCAGTGATCGCCTTACCAACATAGGCGATCTGGAGGAAGGCTCCGGGGTTGCCGATGGATGGCAGCCTGTCGCCCCCCGCCCTGGCGAGGCGCAGCACCACGGGCACAAAGGCGTGGTCACCCTCGCCGTAGAGCAGCGGCGGCCGCAGCACCACCGTCTGCAGGATGCCCCCTGCACGCCGCCACGCAGGGAGTGAGTTAGCATCAAGTACATTGgtagaaacaaataagaaaaataagataaataaatcaaCTAGAAAAGGATAAGACGACTAGCGAGGAAAGTAGGGGAAAACACTGAGAAAGGGATAACAACAGACTACCGTATACGTAacgagtaaaataagaaaaaaagaaaagaaaaaatgcacaCTGCGAAAATGGTAAAAGGTAAAACGAGGAAAGTAAGACTGTCTATTCTAAATAGCAGTTGACATGGGTTTGGTGCCCATTTAAATGATTTTCAAGCCCTAGTGAAAACATCAAGCATGCAACTCATAAGTATGAGATCAAAATTAGTTAATCCTacgaaggtgaaaaaaaaaaattgaacggGAGAACGGGAACGTAAACTTTACAGGCCAGTGACATGATTTATAAGCATGAACAAGCCTTGAAGGTTTATCTAGCAGGCACTGCACTGTCTTtgacccctcccccttttttcatACTTCTCCTTACTTTTATATcactgtttcttttattttcacatccatgtctgctcatctaGGGGACTCTGGGTCTATTCCCTCGACGCCCTAGGCCTAGACGGTATAGTTGTTATCCTCCattttttcatttacttatatacttaactatattttttttccatcgacGCCCTGGACGGTATAGTTTTTATcctccattttttcattcttctccttacttAACTGACAGCCTCACTTTTcacatccatgtctgctcatcgagggTACTCTGTTTagatctatatattttttccttgatgccctttcatgaatTGCAATGATACTTATACTATAACACCAATACTTCTAatgataataacactaataatagccAGGTGGTTGGTcgcttctctcaccatcatgcgcAGTAGAGCCATGCGCAGCCAGCACCACCTCCTCGGTGCGGCGCCTGTCAATGGCATAGTCCCCGAGCAACAGCTGAGAATCCTTGACCTCAGGCGTGAGCGGCTCGGTGTGGTCCAGCAGCCTGGCGCCGCCCATCACTACGTCGGCGGTGCTGGTGTAGACGAGCACGCGCACCCCGACGGCATGGCACGCAGACACCAGGTTCTTCACGCCTGCgggggatgaggagagggagataacataagaacataagaacgcaggagtctgcaagaggccggtaggcctgtacgaggcagctcctttgaccctaagctcccgtgtatctaaccccacctaatatcgctgtccatgaatttatctagtctatttttgaatgtgacaattgtattggcactcaccacatgactgctaagcctattccactcatccaccaccctgttagtaaaccaatttttgcctatgtccctgttgaatctgaatttatccagtttaaacccgttacttcgtgtcctacccggttctcttaccaacaaaaccttatgaatgtctcccttattaaaacccttcatctagtcatccatttataaacctcgatcatgtctccacgcacccttcgcctttctagagaatgcaagtttaactgtttgagtctttcctcgtatggcaagtttctcaacccctgaatcatcttagtcatcctcctctgcaccgattctaacattttgatatccattctatagtagggtgaccagaactgaaccgcatagtcaagatgaggtctaactaatgctaaatatagtttgaggaagacttcggggcttctgttgcttacgctccttgaaataaatcccagtaccctattagctcgatttctagcttgaatgcattgtgcccttggacggagatcagagctcactaagacccctaaatccctctcgcacccagacctacttatgagagtgtcatttaagcaatagttatgtgaggggttgttcctacctacactcagaatactgcacttccctacattgaactccatctgccatttatccgcccagacatataatctgttgagttcaccttggagaatacaagcgtcctgatccgactcaattactctaccgatcttggtatcatctgcaaatttactaacatcactactaattcctgtgtctaagtcattgatataaataataaacaaaagtggacctaataccgaaccttgtgggatcccactcgtaacacatccccagtcagatcttttaccattgatttgcactctttgcttcctattgctaagccacgccttgacccagttcaaaactttaccctctactccgtgagcctgtaatttaagcaacagtcgttggtgaggaactttgtcaaacgctttaataaaatcaagatagattacatcataattttcatctctgtcaaccgcctcaaatactttattgtagaaggacaagagattggtgaggc
The DNA window shown above is from Eriocheir sinensis breed Jianghai 21 chromosome 15, ASM2467909v1, whole genome shotgun sequence and carries:
- the LOC126998837 gene encoding uncharacterized protein LOC126998837, with amino-acid sequence MTGLGDLETWRQVEEAKWRAVPKLGSEWLCKWTANGKGYWLVLTDGSALWGEARTSAYIHEKAEEWTPCVEAEMEKLLSLVLMDLSQQSVQACWEGRECVVLHVASALMDLMYKWEFKLTRLPDEVYRHHWVLPLLVQVHSQSQKVKQLEAEVKAKTRQLQDLLPDNKKLPSSKKKDVRLEECVEAVVVKGVWSVLQDHLEAAPTITKHLTTLSSKPEAGETGLVKEDKKTIMLASSSPTKKTVQEEQKEEQEEKEKLRRAKIREIQQASPKKGTQTKKKKLKLL
- the LOC126998836 gene encoding 3 beta-hydroxysteroid dehydrogenase/Delta 5-->4-isomerase type 1-like is translated as MEGCIVAVLGGSGFVGRHVVAQLLDAKPAVKEIRVLDIRTYKPVAEPPPGAETSVVFQRCDILEEAELKEALSGVKAVISCAAATPDFKKEDLGYNQRGKRVNIEGVKNLVSACHAVGVRVLVYTSTADVVMGGARLLDHTEPLTPEVKDSQLLLGDYAIDRRRTEEVVLAAHGSTAHDGGILQTVVLRPPLLYGEGDHAFVPVVLRLARAGGDRLPSIGNPGAFLQIAYVGNVAFAHVCAMSTLLSGKQGGLQDCGGLPVYVTDHTPPNTFSVLAEPFLEHLHLKPARQLPYWLVYLLLLLATLWTYVWSHIGFACRPSSMPTFTFHRYAGSPMVISRMRAELCIGYSPPYSWPESKQRANSFYSKKLI